The following proteins come from a genomic window of Denitromonas sp.:
- a CDS encoding helix-turn-helix domain-containing protein: MSASLVTVEQAAEHLNLHPKTVLRYIRDGRLPATRVGKSYRIARTRLDAFAGVASDQSETAAGVRATCIVDIPDVSVDAAERLATFLQSAAIAGPADTPALHLQTAFDPLAKSMKVVVIASPSNVAKLLEMLQVHMSNRL, translated from the coding sequence ATGTCTGCCAGCCTTGTCACCGTCGAGCAGGCGGCTGAGCATCTAAACCTGCACCCCAAGACCGTGCTGCGCTACATCCGCGACGGACGACTGCCAGCAACGCGGGTTGGAAAGTCCTACCGCATCGCACGCACCAGACTGGACGCCTTTGCCGGCGTCGCGAGCGACCAATCAGAAACGGCGGCAGGCGTGCGAGCAACGTGCATCGTTGATATCCCCGATGTCTCCGTGGACGCGGCAGAACGACTGGCAACCTTCCTCCAGTCCGCTGCCATAGCCGGCCCGGCTGACACGCCAGCGCTGCACCTTCAAACGGCGTTCGACCCGCTCGCGAAGAGCATGAAGGTGGTGGTGATCGCCAGTCCGTCCAACGTGGCCAAGCTGCTGGAGATGTTGCAGGTACATATGAGTAATCGCTTATGA
- a CDS encoding S26 family signal peptidase: MTATTTTLPRSRMRARFALAALAACGLAALAWAAFVQPAVRIVYNPSDSVPVGWYRIEPAHSLPGALHVGSIVLTTLPADAAALAAQRGYLPSHIPLLKRVGAVAPQHVCIVNGIVRIDGVPVAAVLRTDRWGRPLPSWPPCRQLAEGELFLLSVTNPASFDSRYFGPVSAAAVLGVARPIRRETQP, encoded by the coding sequence ATGACCGCGACGACCACAACCCTTCCTCGCTCACGCATGCGCGCCCGCTTCGCGTTGGCTGCACTCGCTGCCTGCGGCCTCGCTGCGCTGGCCTGGGCGGCCTTCGTGCAGCCTGCGGTGCGCATCGTCTACAACCCGTCCGACAGCGTTCCAGTCGGCTGGTATCGCATCGAACCGGCGCACTCGCTGCCTGGTGCGTTGCACGTCGGCAGCATCGTGCTGACCACCTTGCCGGCAGACGCCGCCGCGCTCGCCGCGCAGCGCGGCTACCTGCCGTCGCACATTCCACTGCTCAAACGTGTTGGCGCGGTCGCGCCGCAACACGTCTGCATCGTGAATGGCATCGTGCGCATCGACGGCGTGCCGGTGGCCGCCGTGCTGCGCACCGATCGCTGGGGCCGGCCGCTGCCATCCTGGCCGCCGTGCAGGCAGCTCGCCGAGGGAGAACTGTTCCTGCTCAGCGTCACCAACCCGGCATCCTTCGACAGCCGCTACTTCGGGCCGGTCAGCGCCGCCGCCGTGCTCGGCGTGGCGCGACCGATCCGCCGGGAGACTCAGCCGTGA
- a CDS encoding DUF2840 domain-containing protein, whose amino-acid sequence MNSAAQAQIHKSAAAPPPSPQPLASLDSRVPLTRVSLAYVEQRINLYLRFGNPARTVQLDRWRRCAVFLPTAIFCRIRWESNDYGTTRWQLMVMQACTPLDAMQSIPGIRPGARLLLHAEGEQKVRAVLAQIDAIEALGIEAIDVSPAYWRTLGNRLAARLPLPAYSAERHAAWLAGRALQ is encoded by the coding sequence ATGAACTCCGCCGCGCAGGCACAGATTCATAAAAGCGCGGCTGCGCCGCCGCCTTCACCGCAGCCGCTCGCATCACTCGACAGTCGCGTGCCGCTCACCCGCGTATCGCTCGCCTACGTAGAGCAGCGCATCAATCTCTATCTGCGCTTCGGCAATCCGGCGCGCACCGTGCAACTCGACCGCTGGCGGCGCTGCGCGGTGTTCCTGCCAACAGCGATCTTCTGCCGCATCCGCTGGGAGTCGAACGACTACGGCACGACACGCTGGCAACTCATGGTGATGCAAGCCTGCACGCCGCTGGATGCCATGCAGAGCATTCCCGGTATTCGTCCCGGCGCGCGCCTGCTGCTGCACGCCGAAGGCGAACAGAAAGTGCGAGCGGTGCTCGCGCAGATCGACGCCATCGAAGCACTGGGCATCGAGGCCATCGACGTGTCGCCCGCGTACTGGCGCACGCTAGGCAACCGTCTGGCTGCGCGTCTGCCGCTGCCGGCGTACAGCGCCGAACGGCACGCGGCCTGGCTGGCCGGGAGAGCACTGCAATGA
- a CDS encoding VirB3 family type IV secretion system protein has protein sequence MSAPDEFAAGFEVPLHRSLTEPLLLGGAPRTVAIANGTLAAAVGLGLQLWIPGLVMWLVGHSLAVWGARVDPQFMQVFARHIKHKPLLDV, from the coding sequence ATGAGTGCGCCCGACGAGTTCGCCGCCGGCTTTGAAGTACCGCTGCATCGCTCGCTGACCGAACCGCTCCTGCTGGGTGGTGCGCCGCGCACGGTCGCCATTGCCAACGGCACGCTGGCCGCTGCCGTGGGGCTGGGCCTGCAACTGTGGATTCCGGGGCTGGTGATGTGGCTTGTCGGCCATTCGCTGGCGGTGTGGGGCGCGCGCGTCGATCCGCAGTTCATGCAGGTGTTCGCGCGCCACATCAAGCACAAGCCGCTGCTGGACGTGTGA
- a CDS encoding LysR family transcriptional regulator: protein MELRHLRCFIAVAEELHFARAADKLHIEQSPLSRAIKELEEELGVRLFDRTTRSTRLTRAGKLFLEHVPRVFAALDQARGSVRAAAAGYQDQLRIALSDGITPPRFIALLAQCRQDEPEVDIRLYEVPLSQQIRGLHDDLYDVGFAQSANVGDGILAEAAWSDPLVVAVPARHPLLMHKRIPLDEVLRYPLVMCDPQLCEGYGRQIARVLRAVDVEPLVAEEVASLDLMLALVAAGYALALVGSSQVAACRNADVVGRPLAGRSPMLTTYLLRRDAEPSETLSRFIDRVSPISAEALLTEEPSHTSDITKEINS from the coding sequence ATGGAATTGCGACATCTACGATGCTTTATCGCCGTAGCCGAAGAGCTTCACTTCGCGCGTGCCGCCGATAAACTGCACATTGAGCAGTCGCCGCTGTCGCGGGCCATCAAGGAGCTGGAAGAAGAACTCGGGGTTCGTCTATTCGACAGGACGACTCGCAGCACACGATTGACGCGCGCCGGAAAGCTGTTCCTTGAGCATGTGCCGCGCGTCTTTGCTGCCCTAGATCAGGCGCGCGGCAGCGTGAGAGCTGCGGCGGCCGGCTATCAGGATCAACTGCGTATCGCATTGTCCGATGGCATCACACCACCGCGCTTTATCGCCTTGCTGGCGCAATGCCGGCAGGACGAGCCGGAGGTCGATATCCGGTTGTATGAGGTGCCGTTGTCGCAGCAGATCAGGGGATTGCACGACGACCTCTACGACGTGGGATTCGCGCAGTCCGCCAACGTGGGCGACGGTATCCTGGCCGAAGCGGCCTGGAGCGATCCGTTGGTGGTCGCCGTACCTGCGCGGCATCCATTGCTGATGCACAAGCGCATTCCGTTGGACGAAGTGCTGCGTTATCCGCTGGTGATGTGCGATCCGCAGCTATGCGAAGGCTATGGTCGGCAGATCGCGCGTGTTCTTCGCGCCGTGGACGTGGAACCTCTTGTCGCGGAGGAAGTGGCGTCACTGGACCTGATGCTGGCACTGGTGGCGGCGGGATACGCTCTGGCGTTGGTGGGATCTTCGCAAGTCGCTGCCTGCCGGAACGCCGATGTTGTCGGCCGACCATTGGCGGGACGTTCCCCCATGCTGACCACCTACCTGCTGCGGCGCGATGCCGAACCATCCGAGACCTTGAGCCGCTTCATTGATCGGGTCAGCCCGATCAGTGCGGAAGCGCTTCTGACAGAGGAGCCCTCGCACACATCCGACATCACGAAGGAGATCAACTCATGA
- a CDS encoding conjugal transfer protein TraG — MQATGVLFGQVLAVFGIVIAGVWTATQWTAAALGYQLRLGSPWFDFFGTPIYFPWKLFEWWFFFDAYAPDIFAKGGAIAGSSGLVAVVVAIGMSVWRSRQARRVTTYGSARWADSAEIIKAGLVGLAGVFLGLFAGRYLRHAGPEHVLAFAPTRSGKGVGLVVPTLLSWPASAVIHDIKGENWQLTAGWRSRFSHCLLFNPTDAKSAAYNPLLEVRRGAHEVRDVQNIADILVDPEGALERRNHWEKTSHALLVGAILHVLYASEDKTLRGVANFLSDPACPFEVTLHRMMTTKHLGDCPHPVVASAAREVLNKSDNERSGVLSTAMSFLGLYRDPTVAEVTSRCDWRIADLISAQHPVSLYLVVPPSDISRTKPLVRLILNQIGRRLTESLDGSDGIPRRHELLLMLDEFPALGRLDFFESALAFMAGYGLRAFLIAQSLNQIDKAYGQNHSILDNCHVRVTFATNDERTAKRISETLGTATELRAQRNYAGHRLAPWLGHLMVSRQETARPLLTPGEVMQLPPDEAVVMVSGHAPIKAKKLRYYTDANFQRRVLPPPELAPGRYADAPAVRPDDWSALAVPVIPSAPVTAAGLADTTGEADDGGPRRQPELSETVAYSTAPEHATSDLALLDDEDDLPLPLPSQLDPRLQRAARLAALDPDDGIQL; from the coding sequence ATGCAGGCAACAGGCGTGCTGTTTGGTCAGGTGCTGGCGGTGTTCGGCATCGTGATCGCCGGCGTGTGGACCGCCACACAATGGACCGCAGCCGCCCTGGGCTACCAGCTACGCCTGGGCTCGCCGTGGTTCGATTTCTTTGGCACGCCGATCTACTTCCCCTGGAAGTTGTTCGAGTGGTGGTTCTTCTTCGACGCCTACGCGCCCGATATCTTCGCCAAGGGCGGCGCCATCGCCGGTTCCAGCGGCCTAGTGGCGGTGGTGGTCGCCATCGGCATGTCGGTGTGGCGCTCGCGGCAGGCGCGCCGCGTCACCACTTACGGTTCGGCGCGCTGGGCCGATAGCGCGGAAATCATCAAGGCCGGGCTGGTGGGCCTGGCAGGCGTGTTTCTCGGCCTGTTCGCGGGCCGCTACCTGCGCCACGCGGGACCGGAGCATGTATTGGCCTTCGCGCCGACGCGATCCGGCAAAGGTGTGGGCCTGGTGGTGCCCACGCTGCTGTCGTGGCCGGCATCCGCCGTGATCCACGACATCAAGGGCGAGAACTGGCAGCTCACGGCCGGTTGGCGCTCGCGTTTCTCGCACTGCCTGCTGTTCAACCCCACCGACGCGAAGTCGGCCGCGTACAACCCGCTGCTGGAAGTGCGGCGCGGTGCACATGAAGTGCGCGACGTGCAGAACATCGCGGACATCCTGGTCGATCCCGAAGGCGCCTTGGAACGCCGGAACCACTGGGAAAAAACTTCGCACGCGCTGCTGGTCGGCGCGATCCTGCATGTGCTCTACGCCAGCGAGGACAAGACGCTGCGCGGCGTCGCCAATTTCCTCTCTGATCCGGCGTGTCCGTTCGAGGTGACGTTGCATCGGATGATGACGACGAAGCACCTGGGCGACTGCCCGCATCCCGTCGTCGCGTCCGCCGCACGCGAAGTTTTGAACAAGAGCGACAACGAGCGCTCGGGCGTGCTGTCCACGGCCATGTCCTTCCTCGGCCTGTACCGCGATCCCACGGTGGCCGAAGTCACCTCGCGCTGCGACTGGCGCATCGCCGACCTGATCTCGGCGCAGCATCCGGTGTCCCTGTACTTGGTGGTGCCCCCGTCCGATATCAGCCGCACTAAGCCGCTGGTGCGGCTGATCCTCAACCAGATCGGCCGGCGCCTGACCGAATCGCTCGACGGCAGCGACGGCATCCCGCGCCGCCACGAGCTGCTGCTGATGCTCGACGAGTTCCCGGCGCTGGGCCGGCTCGACTTCTTTGAATCCGCGCTCGCCTTCATGGCTGGCTACGGCCTACGTGCCTTCCTCATCGCGCAGTCGCTCAACCAGATCGACAAAGCCTACGGCCAGAACCATTCGATTCTGGACAACTGCCATGTGCGCGTGACCTTCGCCACAAATGACGAGCGCACCGCGAAAAGGATTTCCGAAACGCTGGGCACCGCCACCGAACTGCGCGCGCAGCGCAACTATGCCGGCCACCGGCTGGCGCCCTGGCTCGGGCACCTGATGGTGTCGCGCCAGGAAACAGCGCGCCCGCTGCTCACCCCTGGCGAGGTGATGCAGCTTCCGCCGGACGAGGCGGTGGTGATGGTCTCGGGCCACGCGCCGATCAAGGCGAAGAAGCTGCGTTACTACACCGACGCCAACTTCCAGCGCCGCGTCCTGCCGCCGCCTGAGCTGGCGCCGGGCCGCTATGCCGATGCGCCGGCCGTGCGGCCGGACGACTGGAGCGCTCTGGCGGTTCCCGTCATTCCCTCTGCACCTGTCACGGCTGCGGGCCTCGCCGACACCACCGGCGAAGCCGACGACGGCGGCCCGCGTCGCCAGCCCGAACTGTCCGAAACCGTCGCCTACAGCACTGCACCCGAGCACGCGACCAGCGACCTGGCGCTGCTCGATGACGAAGACGACCTGCCGCTTCCCCTGCCATCCCAGCTCGACCCGCGCTTGCAGCGCGCGGCGCGGCTGGCCGCCCTCGACCCTGACGACGGAATCCAGCTATGA
- a CDS encoding EexN family lipoprotein: MRTRTLTALSLTLMMAACTESPPTETVESLVANPERLKELREQCRADRAKLGDELCNAVAEATRRRFMGDGDVPYTPPTEQPKF, translated from the coding sequence ATGAGAACGAGAACACTCACTGCGCTGTCGCTCACACTGATGATGGCCGCTTGCACCGAATCGCCACCGACGGAGACGGTCGAGTCGCTGGTCGCCAATCCCGAACGCCTGAAGGAACTGCGCGAACAGTGCCGGGCTGACCGTGCCAAGCTCGGCGACGAGCTGTGCAACGCGGTGGCCGAAGCCACACGCCGGCGCTTCATGGGCGACGGCGACGTGCCCTATACGCCGCCGACGGAGCAGCCGAAGTTCTGA
- a CDS encoding alpha/beta hydrolase, with protein sequence MNDVVYRSAEAAAVVETQYKRVLEQWPVPKTELHVPTRQGSTFVVACGPENAPPVVLLHGSLANSAAWVPDVALWSTKFRLFAIDMIGEAGFSARVRPDLAGDAHALWLDDVFEGLGLGSGRARIAIVGTSLGGWLALDYANRRPAAVRALALICPAGIGRQKNLLLKVLPLLLLGSWGKRRMWELVFGPAPKVLPQEMQPLAALMESVGRVVKPRVVRIPRLTDVQLGELVMPILTIVGGRDVLLDSRDTRDRLQRAVPHAEVCFIEEGYHFLPDQAPRVMEFLERSADEPVWRKE encoded by the coding sequence ATGAATGATGTGGTTTACCGAAGCGCGGAAGCGGCGGCGGTCGTCGAGACGCAATACAAGCGAGTTCTGGAGCAATGGCCGGTTCCGAAGACCGAGTTGCATGTGCCGACTCGTCAAGGTTCGACCTTTGTCGTGGCCTGCGGGCCAGAAAACGCGCCGCCCGTCGTGCTGCTCCACGGCTCGCTGGCCAACTCGGCCGCATGGGTGCCCGATGTGGCGTTGTGGTCAACGAAGTTCAGGCTGTTCGCGATCGACATGATCGGCGAGGCCGGCTTCAGTGCGCGGGTCCGGCCCGATCTTGCCGGGGACGCCCATGCACTGTGGCTCGACGACGTTTTCGAGGGGCTGGGGCTGGGATCGGGACGGGCGCGCATCGCCATCGTCGGTACGTCACTCGGTGGATGGCTGGCACTCGACTATGCCAACAGAAGGCCAGCGGCCGTTCGCGCGCTGGCGTTGATCTGTCCGGCCGGCATCGGCCGGCAGAAGAACCTTCTCTTGAAGGTGCTGCCGCTTCTCCTGCTCGGCTCATGGGGCAAGCGTCGGATGTGGGAACTGGTGTTCGGTCCCGCCCCCAAGGTCTTGCCGCAAGAGATGCAGCCGCTCGCTGCGCTGATGGAAAGCGTGGGGCGGGTGGTCAAGCCGCGAGTGGTGCGCATTCCACGACTGACGGACGTACAACTTGGGGAACTCGTCATGCCGATCCTGACGATCGTCGGTGGGCGGGATGTCCTGCTGGACTCGCGAGATACGAGAGACAGGCTGCAACGGGCAGTTCCTCACGCGGAAGTCTGCTTCATCGAAGAGGGCTATCACTTTCTTCCTGACCAGGCGCCGCGCGTCATGGAATTTCTGGAGCGGAGCGCTGACGAGCCCGTCTGGCGCAAGGAGTAG
- the trbB gene encoding P-type conjugative transfer ATPase TrbB — MSAVPQQPSSSVTSLDRRIRMLRTAMGPLIAAALEDPDVVEVMLNPDGALWLDRLSSGRSATGESLSAADGERIIRLVAAHVGTEVHRGRPLLTAELPETGERFEGILPPAAPGPAFALRKRAVGVIGLADYVADRILSEQQAEFLRRAVRERQNILIAGGTSTGKTTLANALLAEIASTGDRVLVLEDTVELQCAARDHVPLRTRAGVVSMTELVRATMRLRPDRVIVGEVRGGEALDLIKVWGTGHPGGIATLHASSAHGALLRLEQLILEVAMTPPRALIAEAVNVIVFIAGRGRARQVQTVARVTGFDGHGYQLDDALAPLPSPSSTHSGELP, encoded by the coding sequence ATGAGTGCCGTCCCGCAGCAACCATCGTCCTCTGTCACCTCACTGGACCGGCGCATCCGCATGTTGCGCACGGCAATGGGACCGCTGATCGCCGCCGCGCTCGAAGACCCGGACGTGGTGGAAGTGATGCTGAACCCGGACGGCGCGCTGTGGCTGGACCGGCTTTCGTCGGGCCGATCTGCCACCGGCGAATCGCTGTCCGCCGCCGATGGCGAACGCATCATCCGCTTGGTCGCGGCCCACGTCGGCACGGAAGTGCATCGCGGCCGGCCGCTGCTGACCGCCGAGCTGCCGGAGACCGGCGAGCGTTTCGAGGGCATCCTGCCGCCGGCGGCGCCGGGCCCGGCCTTCGCCCTGCGCAAGCGCGCCGTGGGCGTGATCGGTCTGGCCGACTACGTGGCCGACCGCATCCTGTCCGAGCAGCAGGCCGAGTTCCTGCGCCGCGCGGTGCGCGAGCGCCAGAACATCCTGATCGCCGGCGGCACCAGCACCGGCAAGACCACGCTCGCCAATGCGCTGCTGGCCGAAATCGCCAGCACTGGCGACCGCGTGCTGGTGCTGGAAGACACCGTGGAATTGCAGTGTGCGGCACGCGACCACGTGCCGCTGCGCACCCGTGCGGGCGTGGTGTCGATGACCGAGCTGGTGCGCGCCACGATGCGCCTGCGGCCCGACCGCGTGATCGTCGGCGAGGTGCGCGGCGGCGAGGCGCTGGACCTTATCAAGGTCTGGGGCACCGGCCATCCCGGCGGCATCGCCACGCTGCACGCCAGTTCCGCGCACGGCGCACTGCTGCGCCTCGAACAACTGATCCTCGAAGTCGCCATGACCCCACCGCGCGCGCTGATCGCCGAGGCGGTGAACGTCATCGTCTTCATCGCCGGGCGCGGCCGCGCCCGTCAGGTCCAGACCGTCGCCCGCGTCACCGGCTTCGACGGTCATGGCTACCAGCTCGACGACGCGCTCGCGCCGCTTCCTTCCCCGTCCTCAACCCACTCTGGAGAACTGCCATGA
- a CDS encoding CopG family transcriptional regulator, with amino-acid sequence MSHLHSRHRLNLFIERDHAKRLDELSAKKGVSKSSIVAAALASWLSPDAADQREAAMAKRLERLSRQFEKLERDQNILIETLALFVRYYLTVSTPLPEAHQDAARAQGKARFEQFVEQLGRHLLRGRSLVREVYEEIQPDTQRLDETAALAEAQERAREAAV; translated from the coding sequence ATGAGCCATCTTCATTCCCGCCATCGCCTGAACCTGTTCATCGAGCGCGACCACGCCAAGCGCCTGGACGAGCTGTCGGCGAAGAAAGGCGTTTCCAAGTCCTCCATCGTCGCGGCAGCGCTCGCGTCCTGGCTGTCGCCGGACGCCGCCGACCAGCGTGAAGCGGCGATGGCCAAGCGGCTGGAGCGGCTGTCGCGCCAGTTCGAGAAGCTGGAGCGCGACCAGAACATCCTGATCGAGACGCTGGCGCTGTTCGTGCGCTACTACCTGACGGTCAGCACACCGCTGCCCGAGGCGCATCAGGACGCGGCGAGAGCGCAAGGCAAGGCGCGCTTCGAGCAGTTCGTCGAACAGCTCGGCCGCCACCTGCTGCGTGGTCGTAGCCTGGTGCGCGAAGTCTACGAGGAGATCCAGCCCGACACGCAGCGGCTGGACGAGACGGCGGCACTGGCCGAAGCGCAGGAACGTGCGCGGGAGGCTGCCGTATGA
- a CDS encoding relaxase/mobilization nuclease and DUF3363 domain-containing protein → MNRRSSDDADRFRLRPGAPKQRGDAFISKVLRQATKAANATGGKRGKAPGSRLGRGHVAARFTGQSLSASSRRATVKVRLVYLKQAGVRSTITHLRYIEREGVGRDGEPGQAYSTTTDHADLAAFEERGREDRHQFRFIVSPEDAAELEDLRRYTRDLMTRMEADLGTKLDWVAVDHWNTDNPHTHVVLRGKDDTGKDLIISQDYITRGMRERAAELATEWLGPRTELEIQRAMQREVEQERWTGLDRSLQREAVDGLVHVERFNEPRLQRQRLLLVGRLQRLQRMGLATETQPGVWAVHTEAEQTLRAMGERGDIIRTMQRAMGGTQRELAVFEPGEKAHPVIGRVAAKGLADELYDKGYLVLDGIDGKAHYIALPARTELEQYPAGAVVEVKGAATVRAADKAIAALAADGLYRTDHHLAVAKAQAMPGRDPGEVVAAHVRRLEALRRAGIVERLGEGVWQVPADLPERGRQHDAQRLGGGVAVELRSHLPIERQARMIGATWLDQQLIGGGQGLGELGFGSEVKDALQQRADFLEEQGLAERRGQRVILARNLLATLRGREVAAAAQNIAVETGLEHRPVGDGQRVSGIYRRSVMLASGRYAMLDDGKGFSLVPWKPVLEHQLGQSVTATMRGPSVSWEFGKQRSLTI, encoded by the coding sequence ATGAACCGGCGCAGCAGCGACGATGCCGACCGCTTCCGCCTTCGCCCCGGCGCGCCGAAACAACGCGGCGACGCCTTTATCTCCAAGGTGCTGCGCCAGGCCACCAAGGCGGCCAACGCCACCGGCGGCAAGCGCGGCAAGGCGCCCGGCTCGCGGCTGGGGCGCGGCCATGTGGCGGCGCGCTTCACCGGGCAGTCGCTGTCCGCGAGTTCGCGCCGCGCTACCGTCAAGGTGCGGCTGGTGTATCTCAAGCAGGCCGGCGTGCGCTCGACCATCACGCACCTGCGCTACATCGAGCGCGAGGGCGTCGGCCGCGACGGCGAGCCGGGGCAGGCATACAGCACGACGACCGATCACGCCGACCTGGCCGCGTTCGAGGAGCGCGGTCGCGAAGACCGCCACCAGTTCCGCTTCATCGTCTCGCCGGAAGACGCCGCCGAGCTGGAAGACCTGCGGCGCTACACCCGCGACCTGATGACCCGCATGGAAGCCGACCTGGGCACGAAGCTCGATTGGGTGGCGGTGGATCACTGGAACACAGACAACCCGCACACCCACGTTGTGCTGCGCGGCAAGGACGACACCGGCAAAGACCTCATCATCTCGCAGGACTACATCACTCGCGGCATGCGCGAGCGCGCGGCCGAACTCGCCACCGAATGGCTGGGGCCGCGCACCGAGCTGGAGATCCAGCGCGCCATGCAGCGCGAAGTGGAACAGGAGCGGTGGACCGGACTGGATCGCAGCTTGCAGCGCGAAGCCGTGGATGGCCTGGTGCATGTCGAACGCTTCAACGAACCCCGGCTGCAACGCCAGCGCCTGCTGCTGGTCGGCCGCCTGCAACGCTTGCAGCGCATGGGGCTGGCCACCGAAACCCAGCCCGGCGTGTGGGCCGTCCATACCGAGGCGGAACAAACGCTGCGCGCGATGGGTGAGCGCGGCGACATCATCCGCACCATGCAGCGGGCGATGGGCGGCACACAGCGCGAACTGGCCGTGTTCGAGCCCGGCGAGAAGGCGCACCCGGTTATCGGCCGCGTCGCCGCCAAGGGCCTGGCCGACGAGCTGTACGACAAGGGCTACCTGGTTCTCGACGGCATCGACGGCAAGGCGCATTACATCGCGCTGCCAGCCCGCACGGAATTGGAACAGTACCCGGCCGGCGCGGTGGTGGAGGTCAAGGGCGCGGCCACCGTGCGCGCGGCGGACAAGGCCATCGCCGCACTGGCCGCCGATGGCCTGTACCGTACCGATCATCACCTGGCCGTCGCCAAGGCGCAGGCCATGCCCGGCCGCGACCCCGGCGAAGTGGTCGCGGCCCACGTCCGTCGACTGGAAGCCCTGCGCCGCGCCGGCATCGTCGAACGCCTGGGCGAAGGCGTCTGGCAAGTCCCGGCCGACCTGCCCGAGCGGGGCCGGCAGCACGACGCCCAACGCCTGGGCGGCGGCGTGGCCGTGGAACTGCGCTCGCACCTGCCTATCGAGCGGCAAGCCCGCATGATCGGCGCCACCTGGCTGGACCAGCAGTTGATCGGCGGCGGCCAGGGCCTGGGCGAGCTGGGTTTTGGTAGCGAGGTCAAGGACGCGCTGCAACAGCGTGCCGATTTCCTCGAAGAACAGGGCTTGGCCGAACGGCGCGGCCAGCGCGTGATCCTCGCGCGCAACCTGCTGGCAACCCTGCGCGGGCGGGAGGTGGCGGCAGCGGCGCAGAACATCGCTGTCGAAACCGGCCTGGAGCACCGCCCGGTGGGCGACGGTCAGCGCGTCAGCGGCATCTACCGGCGCAGCGTGATGCTGGCCAGCGGGCGTTACGCCATGCTCGATGACGGCAAGGGTTTCAGCCTGGTGCCCTGGAAGCCGGTGCTGGAGCACCAGCTTGGGCAGTCAGTGACTGCGACCATGCGAGGACCCAGTGTGTCTTGGGAGTTCGGGAAACAGCGCAGCCTGACGATTTGA
- a CDS encoding TrbC/VirB2 family protein, producing MTLAHALRISVNPLFRLARLRCLTAPAQQGLLLAVVFLLVASTAHAAGSSMPWEGPLQAILDSIQGPVARIVAVIIIIATGLALAFGDTSGGFRKLVQIVFGLSIAFAASSFFLSFFSFSGGAVV from the coding sequence ATGACGCTCGCCCATGCTTTGCGTATTTCCGTAAATCCGCTTTTCCGTCTTGCGCGCCTGCGCTGTCTCACCGCACCGGCGCAGCAGGGACTGCTGCTGGCGGTCGTGTTCCTGCTGGTGGCCAGCACGGCGCACGCGGCCGGTTCCAGCATGCCCTGGGAAGGGCCGCTGCAAGCCATCCTCGACTCGATCCAGGGGCCGGTGGCCCGCATCGTCGCGGTCATCATCATCATCGCCACTGGCCTGGCGCTGGCTTTCGGCGACACGTCGGGCGGCTTTCGCAAGCTGGTCCAGATCGTTTTCGGCCTGTCCATCGCGTTCGCGGCGTCCTCGTTCTTCCTGTCGTTCTTCAGCTTTTCCGGCGGGGCCGTCGTATGA